The DNA region ATCGCCAGCGAAACGATTGATTCGTGACTCAGTGATTCGGGAGTAAAGCGTCATGCCAGGCGGTCACCGCGCTCAGTGGAAAGGATTCATAAAATTCGGCCAAGTGAGTTGCGGGGTTGGCCTCTACACGGCCGCAAGCACCTCAGAGCGCATTGCCTTGAACACTGTCAACAAGGCGACCGGCAATCGGGTGAACCGCCAGTTCATCGACGGCGAAACAGGTGACCCCGTGCCGCGCGAGGCCCAGGTCAAGGGGTTCGAGATCGAGAACGGCCAGTACATCATGATCGATCCCGAAGAAGTGGCAGCCGTCATTCCGGAGAGCAACAAGACCCTGGAGATCGAGGCCTTCATCCCCTGCTCCGACGTCGACGACGTCTATTTCGACAAGCCATATTACCTCACGCCGACCGACAAGGTGTCGGAAGATGCCTTCGCCGCCCTGCGCGACGGCATGCGGAAGTCGAACGTCGCTGCAATCGCGCAAACTGTTCTCTTTCGCCGGATGCGGACCGTGCTTATTCGTCCTCATGGAAAGGGGCTGATCGCGACCACGATGCATTACGACTACGAAGTCCGGTCCTCGGAAAGAGCTTTCGAGGAGATGCCCAAGATGAAGATCGCTGGCGAAATGCTCGATCTCGCCAAGCACATCATCTCAACCAAGAAGGGGACGTTCAATCCCGCCGAGTTCGACGACCGC from Rhizobium sullae includes:
- the ku gene encoding non-homologous end joining protein Ku; this translates as MPGGHRAQWKGFIKFGQVSCGVGLYTAASTSERIALNTVNKATGNRVNRQFIDGETGDPVPREAQVKGFEIENGQYIMIDPEEVAAVIPESNKTLEIEAFIPCSDVDDVYFDKPYYLTPTDKVSEDAFAALRDGMRKSNVAAIAQTVLFRRMRTVLIRPHGKGLIATTMHYDYEVRSSERAFEEMPKMKIAGEMLDLAKHIISTKKGTFNPAEFDDRYENAVAELVKAKMEGRALPKKKPVKVSQPNNLLAALRESAGMMKATDKPKRTAANANASAGRRRASHSKPASGAAAHRKAS